From the genome of Primulina huaijiensis isolate GDHJ02 chromosome 11, ASM1229523v2, whole genome shotgun sequence:
AGTTATTTATATATAGCTCCTATATTAATTAagcgatttaaaatattttatgtatcaatttatcaataattttattctttttaaaacAATGCCGGTTGAAGGTTTGAAGGATGCCGACGGGCGACGACTCTACAGCATgggataattttaaatattgccGACGGGAGATGACTCTAAAGCATgggataaatttttatttttatttttaaattttaaaaaaatatatatatataactgtgTATATGTATGCTTGCCTGGACCCACGCGTAAAGTGACGTTCCTTCAACTCCTAGTTCTTGTATTCGGTTCTTCTTCACCTATACATTTGTAAATGAACGGATCCAATGCATCTTCCTGTTTTGGtatgacaaattttttttttaacagctATGAGGCAAGAAAAGCCTTCCACCTATGGTAATTGTTAATGTTCCACACTTTTCTTGTTTCCTTTAAGCTCTGTAAACCCTGCAAGCAAGTGAAATCTTTTAATTTCTTCTGTTTCCACGTCATAGATCTTAGGATTTGGCAACAAGAATCTATCTTTTCGCTTCTCGTAACCTTCTATTGAAGAATATCCTGTTCACGCATAAGGCCAGGCCTGGGATTCATAAAGCCGTTGATGTATAAGTGGTTGATCACCTTAACTGTCTTCTGAATCGaagattttctttttattgttgATCGGCTTTGTTCAATTATGTTGATAAAGATAATGTCTTTTCATGGTACATAACAAAGGGTTTCCTCTGTTTCTCCTTAAATATGCATTGATGATTGGGATTTAGGCGGCGGTGCGAGCTCAACTGTTATTCATttagaatttgattttgttttgcCAAAAAGCCGAGGGTTTAGGTGGGTTTTGATGATTGAGcctaaaaattgaatatttggGGATTTGTACAGCAATAGAAGAAAACCATCACTACCATCTGTTTTTTCCTTCAGTCATAAAATGGTATCCCAAGGCTTTTTTCTTATCTGCATGCTCCATTCTTTGATTGCCTTAACTTGTGGAGCCCTTATGATGTTCTATAGAGATGAGGTTTTTGTGTTTAGTCATGGTAGGGAGCGCGCTAGTAAGCTTTTAGGCTCAACACCACATGATCAGTTGTTAATCCAGACATCGGATTCATTTTCGGGTTTGCTTATGTTTGCTATTGGATTTCTCTTGTTTATGGTGGGATTTGTGAAGGATAGGGAGTTTCATAGTTATTTCCCCAAAGGATGTGTGCTTCTACATATCACAATGGCTATATGGAGAATATACTTTGAGAGGAAAGTTGAGGTTCTTGGCTTTGATTGGCTGAGACTCGTCGTTGGTGACATTGTTTTGGGACTTTCATGGGTTTTATTTCTCGTCTGTTCATGGAGGGAGAAGTATGATTGATGTTGGCTGGAAGAAGAGCACTACTTAGGATGAAGGAGTGACAAAAGAGAAAAACTTGTATTTCTCACTAAAATAAGAAATGAAATTTGAAGATTTTTGAATTGAGTGACATCTGCTGCTGTTGACCATCCACTCCCAGAGTCTCTCCTTTCGCATACGGGAGTTCGATGATTTTTTGCCCCAAAATTCTGGCGCTGCTGTGGGGAACTGGGAGCTCCAAGATCATAAAATTGGCTATATTTTACATCACCGTGTCAGTGATAGCACTGAAAGAATTTGAACTGGCATCTGGCTCAACTCGCCCAAGAATGGATGTGTGCAAGTTTGGTctataatacatgaaatttaaTTACATTGTGGAATCTTTCGTCTCTTTCATTCTTAATGTGCATAAAGTTCTCCCTGTTACCTCTACGTAGATCTCCTTTATGCATTCTCTACTTgctatattatttgttatctattgcctatttattaaagaattttcaaattcggGCACCTGTATCCAGTTGCAGTATGTATGTTTGAACTGCTTCTTGGAAGTTTCAAGATTAACAGTTGTGGTGCTTCTACATTTCGATTGTAATGCACAAGTTTACTTCTGAAAGTAAATGAAAACAGCAAACCTTTCTCTACTTGAACGGATTGTCGTTGTATCATCAGTACGGGTTCTAGGTTGGTCTGGGAAAATGTGGTATGTCTGAGACTTTTGCTTGAACAAGACAATCTAATTCATTTTGTCTGGTGATGTTATACTATTTTAGTGAGATTGTGTTTGCGTCAATTATGTAATGTAGAATCTTGGTAACAAAAACTTCATATTCCTAATTATCTTGTCACATCTTTTTCTGCTCTCACTACTTGGTTTATATTTGCCCTTTTGATTTGTGATTTTATATTCCCTTCTTTCGGTGCTTTCTCCCCAGTATTCCATCTTGATACTTATCAAAAGCTATCCTTTTGTTTTAATTCCTTTTATTTTCTGGTCCTGAAGTGGCAGTGTTTTATGATTAGTGTTGTAAAAGGCGTCGCCCACCCACTgctatgatttttaaaaaccgcTTAATGtaatgtatataatttttttattattttcaaaaaaattgtttgacatatttttcaattaatttgtatcgcataaagaaaaagaatatgtCATTATCCTTTAATTTGAATctgatattgaagaattattgaGAAAATATGTAGATAAACtagaaaaatacaatttttaggTAAAAAAAACCGCATAGGTGCCGTCTCCAAGCATCTAGTGGATAtctttttttagaacactgctTGCGAAATAAGAATTTATAACGGGAACTACGTATAGTGTTCATTAAAATGGTGAAATTTCACGAAATATTCTAAAAAATGGCATCTTTTTTAAATATCCTCTTAATCGTGGATAGATAATAGAGTTGTCAAATGGATCAGTCTGACTCCAACTTGCAACCCAAACGACAGGGTTTATTTTAAGTTCTCTTCAAATACATCACTAAAATGATAACTTAACATGTAAATTTTTCTAGTTTTTCATCTCGAGTCTAAAATACATGAAATGTAAAAGAAGATGAAGATATAACTATAATTTGATTTCCCAATacgtttttatttatttatgaaattctAAATTATTCTTTTCTACgagaatattaattttgaaactcgtaattttataattagttatattatatatatgtacattacatatgtatgtatatattttactaCTTCCTTTACGCTCAAGTTTCAGCGTGTGCATTTCCAAGGTACATCGAATAAATCATCTATCTGAAAAATCAACGGGATATTTGAAGAAACCAACGCACCAGTAGTACGTAATTTCCT
Proteins encoded in this window:
- the LOC140987873 gene encoding uncharacterized protein — its product is MVSQGFFLICMLHSLIALTCGALMMFYRDEVFVFSHGRERASKLLGSTPHDQLLIQTSDSFSGLLMFAIGFLLFMVGFVKDREFHSYFPKGCVLLHITMAIWRIYFERKVEVLGFDWLRLVVGDIVLGLSWVLFLVCSWREKYD